From Mycobacterium lacus, one genomic window encodes:
- a CDS encoding DUF3592 domain-containing protein has product MLIHGSSDELPDTRTRVVLRWARITILILTGLVTLQSVLLVAGAWRNDLAIERNMGVAQAEVLSAGPRRSTIEFVTPERVTYRPELGVLYPSELSTGMRIYVEYNKRDPNLVRVQHRNAGLAIIPAGSIAVVGWLAASVALVGLAILDKRLVRRAKPG; this is encoded by the coding sequence ATGCTGATCCACGGCAGCAGCGACGAGCTGCCGGACACCCGGACCCGGGTCGTGTTGCGGTGGGCGCGGATCACCATTCTGATCCTGACGGGTCTGGTCACGCTGCAGTCGGTGCTGCTGGTGGCCGGTGCCTGGCGCAACGACCTGGCGATCGAACGCAATATGGGCGTCGCGCAGGCGGAGGTGCTCAGCGCCGGTCCGCGGCGCTCAACCATCGAGTTCGTCACGCCCGAACGCGTCACCTACCGGCCCGAGCTCGGTGTGCTGTATCCGTCCGAATTGTCCACCGGTATGCGGATTTACGTCGAATACAACAAGAGGGATCCCAACCTGGTCCGGGTACAGCACCGCAACGCCGGGTTGGCGATCATCCCGGCGGGGTCCATCGCGGTGGTGGGCTGGCTGGCCGCGTCGGTCGCGCTGGTGGGCCTGGCGATCCTCGACAAGCGGCTGGTCCGGCGCGCCAAGCCAGGGTGA
- the menD gene encoding 2-succinyl-5-enolpyruvyl-6-hydroxy-3-cyclohexene-1-carboxylic-acid synthase, giving the protein MNPSTTQARVVVDELIRGGVRDVVLCPGSRNAPLAFALADADRSGRIRLHVRIDERTAGYLAIGLAIAAGAPVCVAMTSGTAVANLGPAVVEANYARVPLVVLSANRPYELLGTGANQTMEQLGYFGTQVRATISLGLAEDAPERMPEFNATWRSATCRVLVAANGSRTANAGPVHFDIPLREPLVPDPDPPGLLRAVTPQGRPAGLPWTYTPPVTFDQPVDIDLSPDTVVIAGHGAGVHPNLAALPTVAEPTAPAPANPLHPLALPLLRPQQVIMLGRPTLHRPVSALLADPKVPVYALTTGPRWPDVSGNSQATGTRAVATGTPSPAWLRRCAEMNRHANQAVHGQLKAHPLTTGLHVAAAVADALRPGDQLVLGASNPVRDVALVGCNTRGIRVRSNRGVAGIDGTVSTAIGAALAHEGRTIALIGDLTFVHDSSGLLIGPTEPTPRQLTIVVSNDNGGGIFELLEQGDPRFSDVSARIFGTPHDVDVGALCRAYHVESRQIEVEQLQTALDEPGSGMRVLEVKADRSSLRQLHASIKAAL; this is encoded by the coding sequence GTGAACCCCTCGACGACCCAGGCCCGCGTCGTCGTTGACGAGCTGATCCGGGGCGGCGTCCGCGACGTGGTGCTGTGCCCCGGTTCGCGCAACGCGCCGCTGGCATTCGCGTTGGCCGACGCCGACCGGTCCGGCCGGATCCGGTTGCACGTTCGCATCGACGAACGCACCGCCGGCTATCTGGCCATCGGCCTGGCGATCGCGGCCGGGGCGCCGGTGTGTGTCGCGATGACGTCGGGCACCGCGGTAGCCAACCTCGGCCCGGCGGTGGTGGAGGCCAACTACGCTCGGGTGCCGCTGGTCGTGCTTTCGGCCAACCGGCCCTACGAGTTGCTCGGCACCGGCGCCAATCAAACCATGGAGCAGTTGGGCTATTTCGGCACCCAAGTTCGGGCCACAATCAGCCTGGGCCTGGCCGAGGACGCGCCCGAACGGATGCCCGAGTTCAACGCGACCTGGCGATCGGCCACCTGCCGAGTGTTGGTGGCGGCCAACGGTTCTCGCACGGCCAACGCGGGTCCGGTGCACTTCGACATCCCACTGCGGGAGCCGCTGGTGCCCGATCCCGACCCCCCCGGATTATTACGTGCCGTCACCCCGCAGGGCCGGCCCGCCGGTTTGCCCTGGACCTACACGCCGCCGGTTACCTTCGACCAGCCAGTGGACATCGACCTGTCGCCGGACACCGTCGTCATTGCCGGGCACGGCGCGGGTGTTCATCCCAACCTCGCGGCATTGCCGACCGTCGCCGAGCCGACCGCGCCGGCACCCGCCAACCCGCTGCACCCGCTGGCGCTGCCGCTGCTGCGGCCCCAGCAGGTGATCATGCTCGGCCGCCCGACACTGCACCGGCCGGTATCGGCGCTGCTGGCAGACCCCAAGGTGCCGGTGTACGCGCTGACGACCGGGCCGCGCTGGCCGGACGTCTCGGGCAACTCGCAGGCCACCGGGACGCGGGCGGTCGCCACCGGGACACCGAGCCCGGCGTGGCTGCGTCGCTGTGCGGAGATGAACCGGCACGCGAACCAAGCGGTGCACGGTCAACTCAAGGCGCACCCGCTGACCACCGGCCTGCACGTTGCCGCGGCAGTCGCGGACGCGTTGCGGCCCGGCGACCAACTGGTGCTCGGGGCATCGAACCCGGTGCGCGACGTCGCCCTGGTCGGTTGCAACACCCGCGGCATCCGGGTCCGGTCCAACCGTGGGGTCGCCGGTATCGACGGCACCGTGTCCACCGCGATCGGGGCCGCGCTGGCCCACGAGGGGCGCACCATCGCGCTGATCGGCGATCTGACGTTCGTGCACGACAGCTCCGGGCTGCTGATCGGCCCCACCGAACCGACACCGCGGCAGCTCACGATCGTGGTGTCCAACGACAACGGTGGCGGCATTTTCGAACTCCTCGAGCAGGGTGACCCGCGGTTCTCCGACGTGTCGGCGCGCATCTTCGGAACCCCGCACGACGTCGACGTGGGTGCGTTGTGCCGCGCGTACCACGTCGAGAGCCGGCAGATCGAGGTCGAACAGCTGCAAACGGCCCTCGACGAACCCGGTAGCGGCATGCGTGTGCTGGAGGTCAAGGCGGATCGGTCCTCGTTGCGGCAGTTGCACGCATCCATCAAGGCCGCCCTGTGA
- a CDS encoding alpha/beta fold hydrolase, translated as MINLAYDDKGAGEPVVFIAGRGGAGRTWHPHQVPAFLAAGYRCITFDNRGIGATENAEGFTTQTMVADTAALIESLDAAPARIVGVSMGAFIAQELMVVRPELVSSAVLMATRGRLDRARQFFHQAEVDLYESGIELPTSYDAKARLLENFSRKTLNDDTAVADWIAMFNMWPIKPTPGLRCQLDVAPRTNRLPAYRNIAAPVLVIGFADDVVTPPYLGREVADALPNGRYLQIPDAGHLGFFERPEAVNSAVLKFFAGQSA; from the coding sequence GTGATCAACCTGGCTTATGACGACAAGGGGGCTGGTGAGCCCGTCGTCTTCATCGCCGGTCGCGGCGGCGCCGGACGGACCTGGCACCCACATCAGGTCCCGGCGTTCCTCGCGGCTGGATATCGCTGCATCACCTTCGACAATCGCGGGATCGGCGCCACCGAAAACGCCGAGGGTTTCACGACGCAAACCATGGTCGCCGACACCGCCGCACTGATCGAATCCCTGGACGCCGCCCCTGCGCGCATCGTCGGGGTGTCGATGGGCGCCTTCATCGCGCAGGAACTCATGGTGGTCCGGCCCGAGCTGGTCAGCTCGGCCGTGCTGATGGCCACCCGCGGCCGCCTCGACCGCGCCCGCCAATTCTTCCACCAGGCCGAAGTCGATCTCTACGAGTCCGGGATCGAACTGCCGACCTCATACGATGCGAAAGCTCGCTTGCTGGAAAACTTTTCCCGCAAGACCCTCAACGACGACACCGCGGTCGCCGACTGGATCGCGATGTTCAACATGTGGCCGATCAAGCCCACCCCGGGCTTGCGCTGCCAGCTGGACGTCGCGCCGCGGACCAACCGGTTGCCCGCATACCGCAACATCGCGGCGCCGGTGTTGGTGATCGGCTTCGCCGACGACGTGGTGACGCCGCCGTACCTGGGACGCGAAGTCGCCGACGCCCTGCCGAACGGACGTTATTTGCAGATACCCGACGCCGGGCATCTCGGGTTCTTCGAGCGGCCCGAGGCCGTCAACTCGGCGGTGCTGAAGTTCTTTGCCGGCCAGTCGGCGTGA
- a CDS encoding o-succinylbenzoate synthase, whose amino-acid sequence MRVRFRGITTREVALIEGPAGWGEFGAFVEYGPHEAAHWLASGIEAAYGEPPPVHRDRVPINATVPAVAVAQVAEVLARFPGARTAKVKVAEPGQTLADDVARVNAVREFVETVRVDANGGWSVEAATRAAAALTADGPLEYLEQPCATVAELAELRRRVDVPIAADESIRKASDPLAVVRAGAADIAVLKVAPLGGISALLDVAAQIDVPVVVSSALDSAVGIAAGLTAAAALPELRHACGLGTGGLFLDDVADVALPVDGSLPVAPVTPDPARLQALGAPPQRRQWWIDRVKACYPLLVPSFG is encoded by the coding sequence ATGCGGGTGCGCTTCCGCGGCATCACCACCCGCGAAGTCGCCCTGATCGAGGGGCCGGCGGGTTGGGGGGAGTTCGGCGCGTTCGTGGAATACGGACCGCACGAGGCCGCGCACTGGCTCGCGTCCGGCATCGAGGCCGCCTACGGCGAGCCGCCGCCGGTGCACCGTGACCGCGTCCCGATCAACGCCACCGTGCCGGCGGTTGCCGTCGCCCAGGTCGCCGAGGTGCTGGCCCGCTTTCCGGGTGCGCGCACCGCCAAGGTGAAGGTCGCCGAGCCGGGGCAGACGCTGGCCGACGACGTCGCCCGGGTAAACGCGGTGCGCGAGTTCGTCGAAACCGTGCGGGTGGACGCCAACGGCGGTTGGAGCGTGGAGGCGGCGACGCGGGCGGCGGCCGCGTTGACGGCCGACGGCCCGCTGGAGTACCTCGAACAACCCTGCGCCACCGTCGCCGAGCTCGCCGAGCTGCGCCGGCGAGTCGATGTGCCGATCGCCGCCGACGAAAGCATCCGCAAGGCCTCCGATCCGTTGGCCGTGGTCCGTGCGGGGGCCGCGGATATCGCAGTGCTGAAAGTCGCCCCGCTGGGCGGGATTTCGGCTCTGCTCGACGTCGCCGCGCAGATCGACGTCCCGGTCGTGGTATCGAGTGCGCTGGATTCGGCCGTCGGGATCGCGGCCGGCCTGACCGCCGCCGCGGCGCTGCCGGAACTCCGTCACGCCTGCGGGCTGGGCACCGGCGGGTTGTTCTTGGACGACGTGGCAGACGTTGCCCTCCCCGTCGACGGATCCCTGCCCGTCGCACCGGTGACACCCGACCCGGCGCGGCTGCAGGCGCTGGGCGCGCCGCCGCAGCGGCGGCAGTGGTGGATCGACCGGGTCAAGGCCTGCTACCCGCTGCTTGTACCGTCGTTCGGGTGA
- the fadD8 gene encoding fatty-acid--CoA ligase FadD8, translating to MTHELLRNPIHNGHLLVGALKRHKNKPVLFLGDITLTGGQLADRISQYIQAFEALGAGTGVAVGLLSLNRPEVLMIIGAGQARGYRRTALHPLGSLDDHAYVLADAGISSLIIDPNPMFVERALGLLAKVDSLKQILTIGPVPEALKDVAVDLSAEAAKYAPQPLVAADLPPEQIVGLTYTGGTTGKPKGVIGTAQSIATMTAIQLAEWEWPENPRFLMCTPLSHAGAAFFTPTLIKGGEMIVMAKFDPAEVLRIIEEQRITATMLVPSMLYALMDHPDSHTRDLSSLQTVYYGASAINPVRLAEAIRRFGPIFAQYYGQSEAPMAITYLAKGDHDEKRLTSCGRPTLFARVALLGEDGKPVPQGEPGEICVSGPLLAGGYWNLPDATAETFRDGWLHTGDMAREDKDGFYYIVDRVKDMIVTGGFNVFPREVEDVVAEHAAVAQVCVVGAPDEKWGEAVTAVVVLRADAARDDAAIEAMTAEIQAAVKERKGSVQSPKRVVVVDSLPLTGLGKPDKKAVRAQFWEGAGRAVG from the coding sequence ATGACGCACGAGTTGTTGCGCAATCCGATCCATAACGGTCACCTGCTGGTGGGCGCGCTCAAGCGCCACAAGAACAAGCCGGTGCTGTTCCTCGGCGACATAACCCTGACGGGCGGTCAGCTGGCCGACCGGATCAGCCAGTACATCCAGGCGTTCGAGGCGCTGGGTGCGGGCACCGGCGTCGCGGTCGGTCTGCTGTCGCTCAACCGTCCCGAGGTGCTGATGATCATCGGCGCGGGGCAGGCCCGCGGCTACCGGCGCACCGCGCTGCATCCCCTCGGCTCGCTGGACGACCACGCCTATGTGCTGGCCGACGCCGGTATCAGCTCGCTGATCATCGACCCCAATCCGATGTTCGTTGAGCGCGCGCTGGGGCTGCTGGCGAAGGTGGACTCGCTCAAGCAGATCCTCACCATCGGTCCGGTGCCGGAAGCTTTGAAAGATGTGGCGGTGGACCTCTCGGCCGAGGCCGCGAAGTACGCGCCGCAGCCGCTGGTGGCCGCCGATCTGCCGCCGGAGCAGATCGTCGGCCTGACCTACACCGGCGGCACCACCGGCAAGCCCAAGGGCGTGATAGGCACCGCGCAGTCGATCGCCACCATGACGGCGATCCAGCTTGCCGAATGGGAGTGGCCGGAAAATCCGCGGTTCTTGATGTGCACACCGCTGTCGCACGCCGGCGCGGCGTTTTTCACACCCACCCTGATCAAGGGCGGCGAGATGATCGTCATGGCCAAGTTCGACCCGGCCGAGGTGCTGAGAATCATTGAAGAGCAACGTATTACGGCCACCATGCTGGTGCCGTCGATGCTGTACGCGCTGATGGACCACCCGGATTCGCACACCCGGGACCTGTCGTCGCTGCAGACCGTCTACTACGGCGCCTCGGCGATCAACCCGGTGCGGCTGGCCGAGGCGATCCGGCGGTTCGGCCCGATCTTCGCGCAGTACTACGGGCAATCCGAGGCGCCGATGGCGATCACCTATCTGGCCAAGGGCGATCACGACGAGAAGCGGCTGACCTCGTGTGGGCGCCCGACGCTGTTCGCCCGCGTCGCACTGCTGGGCGAGGACGGCAAGCCGGTGCCGCAGGGTGAGCCGGGCGAAATCTGTGTCAGCGGACCGTTATTGGCCGGGGGTTACTGGAACCTGCCGGACGCGACGGCCGAGACGTTTAGAGACGGCTGGCTGCACACCGGCGACATGGCGCGCGAGGACAAGGACGGCTTCTACTACATCGTCGACCGGGTCAAGGACATGATCGTCACCGGCGGCTTCAACGTGTTTCCCCGCGAGGTCGAGGACGTCGTCGCCGAGCATGCAGCGGTCGCGCAGGTGTGTGTGGTCGGGGCGCCGGACGAGAAGTGGGGGGAGGCGGTGACCGCTGTGGTGGTGCTGCGTGCCGACGCGGCCCGTGATGACGCCGCGATCGAGGCCATGACCGCCGAGATCCAGGCCGCGGTCAAGGAACGCAAGGGCTCGGTGCAGTCGCCCAAGCGGGTGGTGGTCGTCGACTCGCTGCCGCTGACCGGTCTGGGCAAGCCGGACAAGAAGGCCGTGCGTGCACAGTTCTGGGAGGGCGCCGGGCGCGCCGTGGGCTAA
- a CDS encoding nitroreductase family deazaflavin-dependent oxidoreductase, translating to MGEGERIRPPWWLKPANKVFIQMSRLGMSFGGESPVVLTVPGRKSGTPRSTPVTPMTVDGKRYLVGGFPGADWVQNVRAAGQVTLRRGRKSERVRMVELSAEEAKPLLRVWPSQVPTGVGFMRRSGLVKDGRPEEFEALAGRCVVFRFEPI from the coding sequence ATGGGCGAAGGTGAACGGATCAGGCCGCCGTGGTGGCTCAAACCGGCGAACAAGGTATTCATCCAGATGTCGCGCCTGGGCATGAGCTTCGGCGGTGAAAGCCCAGTCGTGTTGACCGTGCCGGGCCGCAAGTCCGGAACCCCCCGCTCGACGCCGGTGACGCCGATGACGGTGGACGGCAAGCGTTACCTCGTCGGCGGCTTCCCGGGTGCGGACTGGGTGCAAAACGTCCGGGCCGCGGGCCAAGTCACGCTGAGGCGTGGCCGCAAGAGCGAGCGCGTCCGGATGGTGGAACTGTCCGCCGAAGAGGCCAAGCCGCTGCTGCGGGTCTGGCCCAGCCAGGTACCCACCGGCGTCGGTTTCATGAGACGATCCGGGCTCGTCAAAGACGGCCGGCCCGAGGAGTTCGAGGCGCTGGCCGGACGGTGTGTGGTCTTTCGTTTCGAGCCGATCTAG
- a CDS encoding 1,4-dihydroxy-2-naphthoyl-CoA synthase, producing the protein MSDNPFNAQAWRLVDGFDDLTDITYHRHVTDPTVRVAFDRPEVRNAFRPHTVDELYRALDHARMSPDVGVVLLTGNGPSPKDGGWAFCSGGDQRIRGRSGYQYASGETADTIDAARAGRLHILEVQRLIRFMPKVVICLVNGWAAGGGHSLHVVCDLTLASREHARFKQTDADVGSFDGGYGSAYLARQVGQKFAREIFFLGRPYTAEQMHRMGAVNAVVEHAELEEVGLEWAAAINAKSPQAQRMLKFAFNLLDDGLVGQQLFAGEATRLAYMTDEAVEGRDAFLQKRPPDWSRFPRYF; encoded by the coding sequence TTGAGCGACAACCCATTTAATGCACAAGCGTGGCGGCTCGTCGACGGATTCGACGATCTGACCGACATCACCTACCACCGCCATGTCACCGACCCCACGGTGCGGGTCGCGTTCGACCGCCCCGAGGTGCGCAACGCGTTTCGGCCGCACACCGTCGACGAGTTGTACCGCGCGCTCGATCACGCCCGGATGTCGCCCGACGTGGGCGTGGTGCTGCTGACCGGTAACGGGCCGTCGCCGAAGGACGGTGGCTGGGCGTTTTGCTCCGGCGGAGATCAGCGTATTCGCGGGCGCTCCGGCTACCAATACGCCTCCGGCGAGACCGCGGACACCATTGACGCCGCCCGCGCCGGCCGGCTGCACATCCTCGAGGTGCAGCGGCTGATCCGGTTCATGCCCAAGGTCGTCATCTGCTTGGTGAACGGGTGGGCCGCCGGCGGAGGGCATAGCCTGCACGTGGTGTGCGACCTCACCCTGGCCAGCCGCGAACACGCCCGTTTCAAGCAGACCGACGCCGACGTCGGCAGCTTCGACGGGGGTTACGGCAGCGCATATTTGGCGCGTCAGGTGGGCCAGAAGTTCGCCCGCGAAATCTTCTTCTTGGGTCGGCCGTATACCGCCGAGCAGATGCATCGGATGGGCGCGGTCAATGCGGTGGTCGAGCACGCGGAGCTGGAGGAGGTGGGCCTGGAGTGGGCGGCGGCCATCAACGCTAAATCGCCTCAGGCGCAACGGATGCTGAAGTTTGCGTTCAACCTGCTCGACGACGGTCTGGTGGGTCAGCAGCTGTTCGCCGGTGAGGCCACCCGGCTGGCGTACATGACCGACGAGGCCGTCGAGGGCCGTGACGCCTTCCTGCAGAAGCGACCCCCGGACTGGAGCCGGTTCCCGCGGTACTTCTGA
- a CDS encoding SDR family oxidoreductase has translation MSKSPLRRLTEQIALASMRPPISPQILVNRPAIKPVNLDGKRVLLTGASSGIGEAGAERFARHGATVIAVARRRDLLDAVAERITTAGGKAVSMPCDLSDMDAVDALVADVEKRVGGVDILVNNAGRSIRRPLAESLERWHDVERTMVLNYYAPLRLIRGLGPGMLARGDGHIINVATWGVLSEASPLFSVYNASKAALSAVSRNIETEWGRRGVHSTTLYYPLVATPMIEPTKAYDGMPALTSEEAAEWMVTAARTRPVRIAPRMALAAKALNTVGPRWVDALVQRRRRGDPPKPAPGDVVET, from the coding sequence GTGAGCAAGAGTCCACTGCGCCGGTTGACCGAGCAGATCGCGCTGGCCAGCATGCGACCGCCGATTTCGCCGCAAATCCTGGTCAACCGCCCCGCGATCAAGCCGGTCAACCTCGACGGGAAGCGCGTCCTGCTCACCGGCGCGTCGTCGGGCATCGGCGAGGCGGGCGCCGAGCGATTCGCCCGCCATGGCGCGACCGTGATCGCCGTCGCCCGCCGCCGGGATCTGCTGGACGCGGTGGCCGAGCGGATCACCACCGCCGGCGGCAAGGCCGTGTCGATGCCATGTGACCTCTCAGACATGGACGCCGTCGACGCGCTGGTCGCCGATGTCGAAAAGCGCGTCGGCGGGGTCGACATCCTGGTCAACAACGCCGGCCGATCCATCCGCCGACCGCTGGCCGAGTCGCTGGAACGCTGGCATGACGTCGAGCGGACCATGGTGCTCAACTACTACGCGCCGTTGCGGCTGATCCGCGGGCTCGGGCCCGGGATGCTCGCGCGCGGCGACGGCCACATCATCAACGTTGCGACCTGGGGCGTGCTGTCCGAGGCGTCACCGCTGTTCTCGGTATACAACGCGTCCAAGGCGGCACTGTCAGCGGTGAGCCGCAACATCGAAACCGAATGGGGCCGAAGGGGCGTGCATTCCACGACGCTGTACTACCCGCTGGTGGCGACCCCGATGATCGAACCGACGAAGGCCTACGATGGGATGCCCGCGCTGACGTCAGAAGAAGCCGCCGAGTGGATGGTCACCGCTGCCCGCACCCGACCGGTACGGATCGCACCGCGGATGGCGTTGGCGGCGAAGGCGCTGAACACCGTCGGCCCGCGCTGGGTCGACGCACTCGTGCAGCGGCGCCGGCGTGGAGACCCTCCGAAGCCGGCGCCCGGGGACGTGGTCGAGACGTGA
- a CDS encoding VOC family protein yields MEILASRMLLRPVDYERSLRFYRDEIGLAIAREYGAGTVFFAGQSLLELAGYVTAGSPDHSRGPFPGALWLQVRDIGATQAELQSRGVSIAREARREPWGLHEMHVTDPDGITLIFVEVPADHPLRRDIRGELRRT; encoded by the coding sequence ATGGAGATTCTGGCCAGCCGGATGCTGCTGCGGCCGGTGGACTATGAGCGCTCGTTGCGCTTCTACCGCGACGAGATCGGGTTGGCGATAGCCCGTGAATACGGAGCAGGCACAGTATTTTTCGCCGGCCAGTCGCTGCTCGAACTGGCCGGCTATGTCACCGCGGGCTCACCGGACCACTCCCGGGGTCCCTTTCCCGGTGCGTTGTGGCTGCAGGTGCGTGACATCGGGGCGACCCAGGCCGAGCTGCAAAGCCGCGGGGTCTCGATCGCCCGCGAGGCGCGTCGGGAGCCGTGGGGTCTGCACGAGATGCATGTGACCGACCCTGACGGGATCACCCTGATCTTCGTCGAGGTTCCCGCCGATCACCCGCTGCGGCGCGACATCCGAGGCGAACTTCGCCGAACCTAG
- a CDS encoding inorganic phosphate transporter: protein MTIELFLLIIVVITALAFDFTNGFHDTGNAMATSIASGALAPKAAVALSAVLNLIGAFLSTAVAATIAKGLIDSNLVTLELVFAGLVGGIVWNLLTWLLGIPSSSSHALIGGIVGATIAAVGGHGVIWQGVVSKVVIPAIVAALLAIVVGAMATWTVYRFTRGVPEKRTDTGFRRGQIGSASLVSLAHGTNDAQKTMGVIFLALMSYGAVGRTAAVPPLWVIVSCAIAMAAGTYLGGWRIIRTLGKGLVEIKPPQGMAAESSSAAVILLSAHFGYALSTTQVCTGSVLGSGLGKPGAEVRWGVAGRMATAWLVTLPLAGFVGAVTYWIVHLIGGYPGAMIGFSLLVAAAVAIYLRSRQVKVDHNNVNAEWEGSLTAGLEGWDGRRAPSDMGPKMGTRSPRFGPDDDTISAGIVS from the coding sequence GTGACCATCGAGCTTTTCCTCTTGATCATCGTCGTCATCACGGCACTTGCGTTCGACTTCACCAACGGATTTCACGACACCGGCAACGCGATGGCCACCTCCATCGCCAGCGGCGCGCTGGCGCCCAAGGCGGCCGTGGCATTGTCCGCGGTGCTGAACCTGATCGGCGCGTTTCTGTCCACCGCCGTCGCGGCGACAATCGCCAAGGGCCTGATCGACTCCAACCTGGTGACCCTCGAGTTGGTGTTCGCCGGCCTGGTCGGCGGCATTGTGTGGAACCTGCTGACGTGGCTGTTGGGCATCCCGTCGAGCTCGTCGCACGCCCTGATCGGAGGCATCGTCGGGGCCACCATCGCCGCCGTCGGCGGGCACGGGGTGATCTGGCAGGGCGTAGTGTCCAAGGTGGTCATCCCCGCGATCGTGGCCGCGCTGCTGGCCATAGTCGTCGGGGCGATGGCCACCTGGACGGTCTACCGGTTTACGCGCGGTGTCCCGGAGAAGCGCACCGACACGGGGTTCAGGCGCGGCCAGATCGGCTCGGCGTCGCTGGTCTCGCTAGCGCACGGGACCAACGACGCGCAGAAGACGATGGGCGTGATCTTCCTGGCGCTGATGTCCTACGGTGCGGTCGGCAGGACCGCCGCCGTGCCGCCACTGTGGGTCATCGTGTCGTGCGCCATCGCGATGGCCGCAGGTACCTACCTCGGGGGCTGGCGGATCATCCGCACCCTGGGCAAGGGACTCGTCGAGATCAAGCCGCCGCAAGGCATGGCCGCCGAATCGTCCTCGGCCGCGGTGATTCTGCTCTCCGCCCACTTCGGCTACGCGCTGTCGACGACACAGGTCTGCACCGGTTCGGTTCTGGGCAGCGGGCTGGGCAAGCCCGGTGCCGAGGTGCGTTGGGGGGTTGCCGGCCGGATGGCGACCGCGTGGCTGGTCACGCTTCCGTTGGCCGGGTTCGTCGGGGCGGTCACCTACTGGATCGTGCACCTCATCGGCGGATATCCGGGCGCGATGATCGGCTTCTCACTGTTGGTCGCGGCCGCAGTTGCCATCTACCTGCGGTCGCGCCAGGTCAAGGTCGACCACAACAACGTCAACGCCGAATGGGAGGGCAGCCTGACCGCCGGGCTCGAAGGCTGGGACGGCCGTAGGGCACCCTCCGACATGGGCCCTAAAATGGGCACCCGCTCGCCCCGGTTCGGCCCGGACGACGACACGATCAGCGCGGGAATCGTTTCATGA
- a CDS encoding DUF3349 domain-containing protein, whose protein sequence is MNRFLTSIVSWLRAGYPDGIPPTDTFAVLALLARRLTNDEVQAVANELMRRGEFDQIDIGVVITQFTDDLPSPEDIERVRTRLAAKGWPLDAARDTEDHT, encoded by the coding sequence GTGAACCGATTCCTCACCTCGATCGTCTCGTGGCTGCGCGCGGGCTATCCGGATGGCATTCCGCCGACGGACACCTTCGCGGTGCTCGCGCTGCTGGCCCGCCGATTGACCAACGACGAAGTCCAGGCCGTCGCCAACGAGCTGATGCGGCGCGGCGAGTTCGACCAGATCGACATCGGTGTGGTGATCACCCAATTCACCGACGATCTGCCGTCGCCGGAGGACATCGAGCGAGTGCGGACGCGGTTGGCCGCCAAGGGCTGGCCCCTCGATGCGGCTCGCGACACCGAGGACCACACATA